From a region of the Kaistia sp. 32K genome:
- the xerD gene encoding site-specific tyrosine recombinase XerD gives MAAKSKGARSLAGLHHLEAFLEMMSAERGASPHTLSSYRRDLEDYADFLVGHRLDFERATLADVRAYLVDLEVRGFAASSAARRLSALRQLHRFLFSEGVRADDPSGIVEGPKRKVPIPKVLSEAEVDRLLATAETNVGAAKTSGAALRAARLAALLETLYASGMRVSELVALPSSAARADLRVLIVRGKGSKERMVPLTGRAREAIARYMALRREHEGKAPSGQWLFPSFGDSGTLTRQAFARDLKDLAVAAGIPASRVSPHVLRHAFASHLLQNGADLRIVQQLLGHADISTTQIYTHVLEERLRALVAEHHPLAKS, from the coding sequence ATGGCCGCGAAATCGAAGGGCGCTCGCTCGCTCGCCGGGCTGCACCACCTCGAAGCCTTTCTCGAGATGATGAGCGCCGAGCGGGGCGCCTCGCCGCATACGCTCTCCTCCTATCGCCGCGACCTCGAGGACTATGCCGATTTCCTCGTCGGCCACCGGCTCGATTTCGAGCGGGCGACGCTCGCCGACGTCCGCGCCTATCTGGTCGATCTCGAGGTGCGCGGCTTCGCCGCCTCGTCGGCCGCGCGCCGGCTCTCGGCGCTGCGCCAATTGCATCGCTTCCTGTTTTCCGAAGGCGTGCGCGCCGACGATCCCTCCGGCATCGTCGAGGGGCCGAAGCGCAAGGTGCCGATCCCTAAGGTGCTGTCGGAGGCGGAGGTCGACCGGCTGCTCGCCACCGCCGAGACGAATGTCGGCGCGGCGAAAACCTCCGGCGCGGCGCTGCGGGCCGCCCGCCTCGCCGCCCTGCTCGAGACACTCTATGCGTCCGGCATGCGTGTTTCCGAGCTGGTGGCGCTGCCTTCGTCGGCGGCGCGGGCCGATCTCCGCGTGCTGATCGTGCGCGGCAAGGGCAGCAAGGAGCGCATGGTGCCGCTGACGGGCCGCGCCCGCGAGGCGATCGCCCGCTACATGGCGCTGCGGCGCGAGCACGAGGGCAAGGCGCCGAGCGGCCAGTGGCTGTTTCCCTCCTTCGGCGACAGCGGCACGCTGACCCGCCAGGCTTTTGCCCGCGACCTGAAGGATCTCGCCGTCGCCGCCGGCATTCCGGCCTCGCGCGTGTCCCCGCATGTGCTGCGCCATGCCTTTGCAAGTCACCTGCTGCAGAACGGCGCCGACCTCCGCATCGTGCAGCAATTGCTCGGCCACGCCGACATCTCGACGACACAGATCTATACGCATGTGCTGGAGGAGCGGCTGCGCGCGCTCGTCGCCGAGCACCATCCGCTGGCAAAATCGTGA
- a CDS encoding acetyl-CoA carboxylase carboxyltransferase subunit alpha encodes MRTFLEFEKPVADLQGKVQELRALAEKGDAVAVGDEIAKLEVKAGQALADIYAKLTPWQKTQVARHPDRPHFVDYAKRLITDFTPLAGDRKFGEDQAILAGFGRFRGRPVAVMGQEKGHDTESRLRHNFGMARPEGYRKAVRIMELAERFSLPVIALVDTAGAYPGIDAEERGQAEAIARSTEAALGLGTPNVSVIIGEGGSGGAIAIATANRVLMLEHSIYSVISPEGAASILWRDGSRAQDAATNMKITAQDLFRFNVIDEIIPEPMGGAHREPDAAIDATGQAIEQALAAFEGQSEADIKRQRREKFLAIGRTL; translated from the coding sequence ATGCGAACCTTTCTTGAATTCGAAAAACCCGTCGCCGATCTCCAGGGCAAGGTGCAGGAACTGCGCGCCCTGGCAGAGAAGGGTGACGCCGTCGCGGTCGGTGACGAGATCGCCAAGCTCGAGGTGAAGGCCGGCCAGGCCCTCGCCGACATCTACGCCAAGCTGACGCCCTGGCAGAAGACGCAGGTCGCGCGCCATCCCGACCGGCCGCACTTCGTCGACTACGCCAAGCGGCTGATCACCGATTTCACGCCGCTCGCCGGCGACCGCAAGTTCGGCGAAGACCAGGCGATCCTCGCCGGTTTCGGCCGTTTCCGTGGTCGCCCGGTCGCCGTCATGGGCCAGGAGAAGGGCCATGACACCGAGAGCCGGCTGCGCCACAATTTCGGCATGGCCCGGCCCGAGGGCTACCGCAAGGCCGTGCGCATCATGGAACTGGCCGAGCGCTTCTCGCTTCCGGTGATCGCGCTGGTCGACACCGCCGGCGCCTATCCCGGCATTGACGCCGAGGAACGCGGCCAGGCTGAGGCGATCGCGCGCTCGACCGAGGCGGCGCTGGGTCTCGGCACGCCGAACGTCTCCGTCATCATCGGCGAGGGCGGCTCCGGCGGCGCGATCGCGATCGCGACCGCGAATCGCGTGCTGATGCTCGAGCATTCGATCTACAGCGTGATCTCGCCGGAAGGCGCCGCCTCGATCCTCTGGCGCGACGGCAGCCGCGCGCAGGACGCCGCGACCAACATGAAGATCACGGCGCAGGATCTGTTCCGCTTCAACGTCATCGACGAGATCATCCCCGAGCCGATGGGCGGAGCCCACCGCGAGCCGGACGCCGCGATCGACGCGACCGGCCAGGCGATCGAGCAGGCGCTGGCGGCGTTCGAGGGCCAGTCCGAGGCCGACATCAAGCGCCAGCGTCGCGAGAAGTTTCTCGCGATCGGCCGGACGCTTTGA
- a CDS encoding murein L,D-transpeptidase family protein has product MLFSRLRKAALVVVAGLALAACQDAGVPKHMKPLPAKLKAKMEQLNMDPKAPIYIRSFKETSEFEVWKQRRDGTYGLLKTYSICKWSGKLGPKVKEGDRQAPEGFYTVKPGQMNPNSKYYLSFNIGFPNAYDDAWGRTGNSLMVHGACSSAGCYSMTDESAGEIYWLARDSFLGGQRSFEVNLYPFRMTPENMARHRNDPNMSFWQMLKDGNDHFEVTRKPPVVGVCDKRYVFNVDTSGKLNPTSACPTDMRVPEWLDAAVKQKQGRDQQVFLAMSSKLDGQDQVAAAKVDASKIDASKAAADFAARQASADAATVAAAPAAFATPVVVEGNAASMAIGGVPAPGMPLPVPSPVRLTAEPAAAPAAAEKKPGFWDKFKKRQPS; this is encoded by the coding sequence GTGCTTTTTTCGCGCCTCCGCAAGGCCGCCCTGGTGGTCGTGGCGGGTCTGGCGCTCGCCGCCTGCCAGGATGCCGGCGTTCCCAAGCACATGAAGCCGCTCCCCGCCAAGTTGAAGGCGAAGATGGAGCAGCTCAACATGGATCCGAAGGCGCCGATCTACATCCGCTCCTTCAAGGAAACCTCCGAATTCGAGGTCTGGAAGCAGCGCCGCGACGGCACCTACGGCCTGCTCAAGACCTATTCGATCTGCAAATGGTCCGGCAAGCTCGGCCCCAAGGTCAAGGAAGGCGACCGGCAGGCGCCGGAGGGCTTCTATACGGTCAAGCCCGGCCAGATGAACCCGAACTCCAAATACTACCTGTCGTTCAACATCGGCTTTCCGAATGCCTATGACGACGCCTGGGGGCGCACTGGCAACAGCCTGATGGTGCATGGCGCCTGCTCGTCGGCCGGCTGCTATTCGATGACCGACGAATCCGCCGGCGAGATCTACTGGCTCGCCCGCGATTCCTTCCTCGGCGGCCAGCGCTCCTTCGAGGTCAATCTCTACCCGTTCCGCATGACGCCGGAGAACATGGCGCGTCACCGCAACGACCCGAACATGTCGTTCTGGCAGATGCTGAAGGACGGCAACGACCATTTCGAGGTGACGCGCAAGCCGCCGGTCGTCGGCGTCTGCGACAAGCGCTACGTCTTCAACGTCGACACCAGCGGCAAGCTGAACCCGACCTCGGCCTGCCCGACCGACATGCGCGTGCCGGAATGGCTGGACGCGGCGGTCAAGCAGAAGCAGGGCAGGGACCAGCAGGTCTTCCTGGCCATGTCCAGCAAGCTCGACGGCCAGGACCAGGTCGCGGCCGCGAAGGTCGACGCCTCCAAGATCGACGCCTCCAAGGCGGCGGCTGACTTCGCCGCCCGCCAGGCCTCGGCCGACGCTGCCACCGTCGCCGCGGCGCCGGCCGCCTTCGCGACGCCCGTCGTCGTCGAGGGCAACGCCGCCTCAATGGCGATCGGCGGCGTCCCGGCCCCCGGCATGCCGCTCCCCGTACCCTCGCCGGTCCGCCTGACCGCGGAGCCGGCCGCCGCGCCCGCCGCCGCCGAAAAGAAGCCGGGCTTCTGGGACAAGTTCAAGAAGCGCCAGCCGTCGTAA
- the aroB gene encoding 3-dehydroquinate synthase, whose product MTADAAAITSVPVALGSRAYDILIGRGLLADAGRAIAERLPNVRAAVVTDETVAGLHLAQLTASLDAAGIPSVPIVVAPGEGSKNFQTLETVTRAILGARLERGDIVIAFGGGVVGDLTGFAAAIARRGMRFVQIPTSLLAQVDSSVGGKTGINTAEGKNLVGAFHQPDLVIADTGILDTLSPREFRAGYAEVAKYGLIDDAGFFAWLEQNWQGILSGGPEREHAVATSCRAKAKVVAADEHETGERALLNLGHTFGHALESATGYSQRLVHGEGVAIGMVLAHQFSARMNLCSPDDGVRVEAHLKAVGLPTRLSDIPGELPDADGLMKLIAQDKKVSRGTLTFILTRGVGQAFIAKDVPPAAVQAFLTDKLAG is encoded by the coding sequence ATGACCGCAGACGCCGCCGCCATCACCTCGGTTCCGGTCGCGCTGGGCAGCCGCGCCTACGACATCCTGATCGGCCGCGGCCTCCTCGCCGATGCCGGACGCGCCATCGCGGAGCGCCTGCCCAATGTCCGCGCGGCCGTCGTCACCGACGAGACCGTCGCCGGCCTGCATCTGGCCCAGCTCACCGCCTCGCTCGACGCCGCCGGCATTCCGAGCGTGCCGATCGTCGTCGCGCCCGGCGAAGGCTCGAAGAATTTCCAGACGCTGGAGACGGTCACCCGCGCCATTCTCGGCGCGCGGCTGGAGCGCGGCGACATCGTCATCGCGTTCGGCGGCGGCGTTGTCGGCGATTTGACCGGCTTCGCGGCGGCGATCGCCCGGCGCGGCATGCGCTTCGTCCAGATCCCGACCTCGCTGCTCGCCCAGGTCGACAGCTCCGTCGGCGGCAAGACCGGCATCAACACCGCCGAGGGCAAGAACCTCGTCGGCGCCTTCCACCAGCCCGACCTCGTCATCGCCGATACGGGGATTCTGGACACGCTTAGCCCTCGCGAGTTCCGCGCCGGCTATGCCGAAGTGGCAAAATACGGCCTGATCGACGACGCCGGCTTCTTCGCTTGGCTGGAGCAGAACTGGCAGGGCATCCTTTCCGGCGGACCGGAGCGCGAACACGCGGTGGCGACGAGCTGCCGCGCCAAGGCCAAGGTGGTGGCGGCCGACGAGCACGAGACCGGCGAGCGGGCGCTTCTCAATCTCGGCCACACCTTCGGCCACGCGCTCGAATCGGCCACCGGCTATTCGCAGCGCCTCGTGCATGGCGAGGGCGTCGCCATCGGCATGGTGCTGGCGCATCAGTTCTCGGCGCGCATGAACCTCTGTTCGCCGGACGACGGCGTCCGCGTCGAGGCGCATCTGAAGGCGGTCGGCCTGCCGACGCGCCTTTCCGACATCCCGGGCGAGCTGCCGGACGCGGACGGGCTGATGAAGCTGATCGCGCAGGACAAGAAGGTCTCGCGCGGCACGCTGACCTTCATCCTGACCCGCGGCGTCGGTCAGGCCTTCATCGCCAAGGACGTCCCCCCGGCGGCGGTCCAGGCGTTTCTTACGGACAAGCTGGCGGGCTGA
- the secA gene encoding preprotein translocase subunit SecA, which translates to MVGLGSLARKIFGSANDRRVKGYRPKVAQINALEDELSKLSDDELRARTEQFKREIAAGKSVDDLLIPAFATVREGAKRALGMRHFDVQLIGGMVLNDGSISEMKTGEGKTLVATLPVYLNALTGKGVHVVTVNDYLASRDAEWMGKLYRFLGLSVGVIVHGLDDDQRRAAYACDITYGTNNEYGFDYLRDNMKYELGQMVQRPHHYAIVDEVDSILIDEARTPLIISGPLDDRSELYNTIDAFIPRLEPEDYEIDEKQRTASFTEAGNEKLEQLLTEAGLLKGESLYDVENVTVVHHINQGLRAHRLFQRDKDYIVKDDEVVIIDEFTGRMMPGRRYSEGLHQALEAKEHVKIQPENQTLASITFQNYFRMYEKLAGMTGTAQTEAAEFADIYGLEVVEIPTNVPVSRIDDDDEVYRTANEKYKAIIRVIKDCSQRGQPVLVGTTSIEKSELLSELLKKEKVPHQVLNARYHEQEAYIVAQAGVPGAVTIATNMAGRGTDIKLGGNLEMRIERELGEVLDETERDRRIEEIKAEIAVLKDKALAAGGLYVIGTERHESRRIDNQLRGRSGRQGDPGHSHFFLSLQDDLMRIFGSERMDGMLQKLGLKEDEAIVHPWINRALEKAQQKVEARNFDIRKNLLKYDDVMNDQRKVIFDQRIELMAEEDVASTVDDMRNEVIAGLVAKHIPEKAYPEQWDAKGLHEALIAAVNLDLPIEEWAGEDGIADAEVLERVQKAGDEAAAARTERFSPTVMRQVEKAVLLQTLDHLWREHLVTLDHLRQVIGFRGYAQRDPLNEYKTESFELFQSMLQSLREAVTAQMMRVEIMQSPPLAPDDVDDIQALHLDPLSGENEFDQPLLQNADAAAGFAALGVDPNDPTTWGRLQRNAPCPCGSGKKFKHCHGKLA; encoded by the coding sequence ATGGTCGGTCTCGGCTCGCTCGCGCGCAAAATCTTCGGCTCCGCCAATGACCGCCGCGTCAAGGGCTACCGCCCGAAGGTCGCGCAGATCAACGCGCTGGAAGACGAGCTGTCGAAGCTCTCCGACGACGAGCTCCGCGCTCGCACCGAACAGTTCAAGCGCGAGATCGCGGCCGGCAAGTCGGTCGACGATCTGCTGATCCCCGCCTTCGCCACCGTCCGCGAAGGCGCCAAGCGCGCGCTCGGCATGCGTCATTTCGACGTCCAGCTGATCGGCGGCATGGTTCTGAACGACGGCTCGATCTCGGAAATGAAGACGGGCGAAGGCAAGACGCTGGTGGCGACGCTGCCCGTCTACCTGAACGCGCTCACCGGCAAGGGCGTGCACGTCGTCACCGTGAACGACTACCTCGCCAGCCGCGACGCCGAATGGATGGGCAAGCTCTACCGCTTCCTCGGCCTGTCGGTCGGCGTCATCGTGCACGGCCTCGACGACGACCAGCGCCGCGCGGCCTATGCCTGCGACATCACCTACGGCACCAACAACGAGTACGGCTTCGATTATCTGCGCGATAACATGAAGTACGAGCTCGGCCAGATGGTGCAGCGCCCGCATCATTACGCGATCGTCGACGAAGTCGACTCGATCCTGATCGACGAGGCGCGCACGCCGCTGATCATCTCCGGCCCGCTCGACGACCGCTCGGAGCTCTACAACACGATCGACGCGTTCATTCCGCGCCTCGAGCCGGAAGATTACGAGATCGACGAGAAGCAGCGCACCGCGAGCTTCACCGAGGCCGGCAACGAGAAGCTCGAGCAGCTTCTGACCGAGGCGGGCCTGCTCAAGGGTGAATCCCTCTACGACGTCGAGAACGTCACCGTCGTGCACCACATCAACCAGGGCCTCCGGGCGCACCGGCTGTTCCAGCGCGACAAGGACTACATCGTCAAGGACGACGAGGTCGTCATCATCGACGAGTTCACCGGCCGCATGATGCCCGGCCGCCGTTATTCGGAAGGCCTGCACCAGGCGCTGGAGGCGAAGGAACACGTCAAGATCCAGCCGGAAAACCAGACGCTGGCCTCGATCACGTTCCAGAACTATTTCCGCATGTACGAGAAGCTGGCCGGCATGACCGGCACGGCGCAGACGGAAGCGGCCGAGTTCGCCGACATCTACGGCCTCGAGGTCGTCGAGATCCCGACCAACGTCCCCGTCTCGCGTATCGACGATGACGACGAGGTCTACCGGACGGCCAACGAGAAGTACAAGGCGATCATCCGCGTCATCAAGGATTGCAGCCAGCGCGGCCAGCCCGTGCTCGTCGGCACCACCTCGATCGAGAAGTCGGAACTGCTGTCGGAGCTCCTGAAGAAGGAGAAGGTGCCGCACCAGGTCCTGAACGCCCGCTATCACGAGCAGGAAGCCTATATCGTCGCCCAGGCCGGCGTGCCCGGCGCCGTCACCATCGCGACGAACATGGCCGGCCGCGGTACCGACATCAAGCTCGGCGGCAACCTCGAGATGCGCATCGAGCGCGAGCTCGGCGAGGTTCTCGACGAGACCGAGCGCGACCGCCGCATCGAAGAGATCAAGGCCGAGATCGCCGTCCTGAAGGACAAGGCGCTCGCCGCCGGCGGCCTCTACGTCATCGGCACCGAGCGGCATGAAAGCCGCCGCATCGACAACCAGCTGCGCGGTCGTTCCGGCCGCCAGGGCGACCCGGGCCATTCGCACTTCTTCCTGTCTCTGCAGGACGATCTGATGCGCATCTTCGGCTCCGAGCGCATGGACGGCATGCTGCAGAAGCTCGGCCTCAAGGAGGACGAGGCGATCGTCCATCCCTGGATCAACCGGGCGCTGGAGAAGGCGCAGCAGAAGGTCGAGGCGCGCAACTTCGACATCCGCAAGAACCTGCTCAAATACGACGACGTCATGAACGACCAGCGCAAGGTCATCTTCGACCAGCGCATCGAGCTGATGGCCGAGGAAGACGTCGCCTCCACCGTCGACGACATGCGCAACGAGGTGATCGCCGGTCTCGTCGCCAAGCACATCCCGGAAAAGGCCTATCCCGAGCAGTGGGACGCCAAGGGCCTGCACGAGGCGCTGATCGCCGCCGTCAATCTCGACCTGCCGATCGAGGAATGGGCTGGCGAGGACGGCATCGCCGACGCCGAGGTGCTGGAGCGCGTGCAGAAGGCCGGCGACGAGGCGGCAGCTGCCCGCACCGAGCGCTTCTCGCCGACCGTCATGCGCCAGGTCGAGAAAGCCGTGCTGCTGCAGACGCTCGACCATCTGTGGCGCGAGCACCTGGTCACGCTCGACCATCTGCGCCAGGTCATCGGCTTCCGCGGCTACGCCCAGCGCGACCCGCTGAACGAGTACAAGACGGAATCCTTCGAGCTGTTCCAGAGCATGCTGCAGAGCCTGCGCGAGGCCGTCACGGCGCAGATGATGCGCGTCGAGATCATGCAGTCGCCGCCGCTGGCGCCGGACGATGTCGACGACATCCAGGCGCTGCATCTCGATCCGCTCTCGGGCGAGAACGAGTTCGACCAGCCGCTGCTGCAGAACGCCGACGCCGCCGCCGGCTTCGCAGCACTCGGCGTCGATCCGAACGACCCGACGACCTGGGGCCGCCTGCAGCGCAACGCCCCCTGCCCCTGCGGCTCCGGCAAGAAGTTCAAGCACTGCCACGGCAAGCTCGCCTGA
- a CDS encoding N-acetyltransferase — protein sequence MPTTLAIEAACLSAWPALSTVHDGAWVWRFAHGYSKRANSFQSLDLADDGDAERRIAYLAALSSRNGIEPVFRVTPLAGPGILEALDRKGWAPFEESRVLAMDLDGHDFARTGDVRFFNPTDPRWFRAQTALSAASAKTVEILKTLLGLIAPEARGIVAYAPDGTPAAAALAVNAGGIGVFLNVVTDKTKRRQGYGAAVMRAALGWTVENGARYAAIQVTTENEPAIRLYEGLGFVEQYRYHYRRPA from the coding sequence TTGCCGACGACGCTCGCGATCGAGGCGGCGTGCCTTTCCGCCTGGCCGGCGCTGAGCACGGTCCATGACGGCGCCTGGGTCTGGCGCTTCGCGCATGGCTACAGCAAGCGCGCCAACTCGTTCCAGAGCCTCGATCTGGCCGACGATGGCGATGCCGAGCGCCGTATCGCCTATCTGGCGGCGCTGTCGTCGCGCAACGGTATCGAGCCGGTGTTCCGGGTGACGCCGCTGGCGGGCCCCGGCATCCTCGAGGCGCTGGATCGCAAGGGTTGGGCCCCTTTCGAGGAAAGCCGCGTCCTCGCCATGGATCTCGACGGGCATGATTTCGCCCGTACCGGCGACGTGCGCTTTTTCAATCCGACCGATCCGCGCTGGTTCCGGGCCCAGACGGCGCTGAGCGCCGCCTCCGCCAAGACCGTGGAGATCCTGAAGACCCTGCTCGGCCTGATCGCGCCGGAAGCGCGCGGGATCGTCGCCTATGCGCCGGATGGAACGCCGGCCGCCGCCGCGCTCGCCGTCAATGCCGGCGGCATCGGCGTCTTCCTGAATGTCGTCACCGACAAGACGAAGCGCCGCCAGGGCTATGGCGCCGCCGTCATGCGGGCAGCGCTCGGCTGGACGGTCGAGAACGGCGCGCGCTACGCCGCCATCCAGGTGACGACCGAGAACGAGCCGGCGATCCGGCTCTATGAGGGCCTCGGCTTCGTCGAGCAGTATCGTTACCACTACCGCCGCCCCGCCTGA
- a CDS encoding shikimate kinase, with product MIESIVPENESIAAGADLIDRLGPRAIVLVGLMGAGKTSVGKRIAAKLHLPFIDADAEIEKAADATIPEIFAQHGEAYFRDGERRVIKRLLDGTPKVLATGGGAFMNEETRAAILGGAVSIWLRAELDVLMARVRKRANRPLLQNPDPEGTMRRLMAERDPVYAAANIHILSRDVTHEVVADETIEALLAFLAAETPTEES from the coding sequence ATGATTGAGAGCATTGTTCCAGAGAATGAGAGCATCGCAGCCGGGGCGGACCTGATCGACCGCCTGGGTCCGCGCGCCATCGTGCTGGTCGGACTGATGGGCGCCGGCAAGACCTCCGTCGGCAAGCGCATCGCCGCCAAGCTGCACCTGCCCTTCATCGACGCCGACGCAGAGATCGAGAAGGCGGCCGACGCCACCATTCCCGAGATCTTCGCCCAGCACGGCGAGGCCTATTTTCGCGACGGCGAGCGGCGGGTGATCAAACGCCTGCTCGACGGCACCCCGAAGGTGCTGGCAACCGGCGGCGGCGCCTTCATGAACGAGGAGACGCGCGCGGCGATCCTCGGCGGCGCCGTCTCGATCTGGCTGCGCGCCGAGCTCGACGTGCTGATGGCGCGCGTGCGCAAGCGCGCCAACCGGCCGCTGCTGCAGAACCCCGATCCCGAAGGCACGATGCGCCGGCTGATGGCCGAGCGCGACCCCGTCTATGCCGCGGCGAACATCCACATCCTGTCGCGCGACGTGACCCACGAGGTCGTCGCCGACGAAACCATCGAAGCCCTGCTCGCCTTCCTGGCGGCCGAGACGCCTACCGAGGAATCCTGA
- a CDS encoding histidine kinase — MPTLSRFIAACILLALAGYAIVFVLANYVEPTPREITIRVPTDKLLREP, encoded by the coding sequence ATGCCGACCTTGTCGCGCTTCATCGCCGCCTGCATCCTGCTCGCGCTCGCCGGCTATGCGATCGTGTTCGTGCTGGCGAACTATGTCGAGCCGACGCCGCGCGAGATCACGATCCGGGTGCCGACCGACAAATTGCTGCGGGAGCCATGA
- a CDS encoding peptidylprolyl isomerase, producing MTSRVSSSLTALRGPALAVLGLMAMALPAAAQDAAAKDTAPAAAAAAVDPQTVLATVNGQPITEADLTLAGEDFAEELAKVAPDQRRKAILDVLVDLRLMAGAAEQAGLDKSDEFQRRLALLRARALRNEFFRTKVDLAVTDEAVKKRYEAEVAKIVPEEEVHAAHILVETEDEAKAIIKELDKGGDFAKIAQEKSKDPGSGKMGGDLGFFTKGKMIKEFEDAAFALEPGKYTEKPVKSQYGFHVIKSIEKRKQPLPTYDQVKDQVRQLVLRDTFVDTVSKLRTDGKVDILDPALKAAPATAPAQ from the coding sequence ATGACGTCACGTGTTTCATCTTCCCTGACGGCCCTGCGCGGCCCCGCTTTGGCCGTCCTCGGCCTGATGGCGATGGCGCTTCCCGCGGCGGCCCAGGACGCGGCTGCCAAGGACACGGCGCCGGCAGCGGCAGCGGCGGCTGTCGATCCGCAGACGGTGCTCGCCACTGTCAACGGCCAGCCGATCACCGAGGCCGACCTGACGCTCGCCGGCGAGGACTTCGCCGAGGAGCTGGCCAAGGTCGCTCCCGACCAGCGCCGCAAGGCGATCCTCGACGTGCTCGTCGACCTGCGCCTGATGGCGGGCGCCGCCGAGCAGGCCGGGCTCGACAAGTCCGACGAGTTCCAGCGCCGCCTGGCGCTGCTGCGCGCCCGCGCGCTCCGCAACGAGTTCTTCCGCACCAAGGTCGACCTCGCGGTCACCGACGAGGCGGTCAAGAAGCGCTATGAGGCGGAAGTCGCCAAGATCGTGCCGGAAGAGGAAGTCCACGCCGCGCACATCCTGGTCGAGACCGAGGACGAGGCCAAGGCCATCATCAAGGAACTCGACAAGGGCGGCGACTTCGCCAAGATCGCCCAGGAGAAGTCCAAAGACCCCGGTTCGGGCAAGATGGGCGGCGACCTCGGCTTCTTCACCAAGGGCAAGATGATCAAGGAGTTCGAGGACGCGGCCTTCGCGCTCGAGCCCGGCAAGTACACCGAGAAGCCGGTCAAGTCGCAGTACGGCTTCCACGTCATCAAGTCGATCGAGAAGCGCAAGCAGCCGCTGCCGACCTATGACCAGGTCAAGGACCAGGTCCGTCAGCTCGTGCTGCGCGACACCTTCGTCGACACCGTCTCGAAGCTCCGCACCGACGGCAAGGTCGATATCCTCGACCCGGCCCTGAAGGCGGCCCCGGCGACGGCGCCGGCCCAGTAG
- the argJ gene encoding bifunctional glutamate N-acetyltransferase/amino-acid acetyltransferase ArgJ, protein MSTAVSPLAVPFPDMPPIEGVRFATAEAGIKYKNRLDVFLALFAEGTTVAGVFTRSKCPSAPVDWCRESLAGGTARALLVNSGNANAFTGKKGRETTSLQGELAAKVAGCRPDEVFLASTGVIGEPLDAQKFAAVLPDAAARAASGPWVDAARAIMTTDTFPKGSTRSVKLGDATVTINGIAKGAGMIAPDMATMLSFVATDAAIAAPVLQALLSKGVDGSFNSVTVDSDTSTSDTLLLFATGKAAGAELVTDPADPRLADFAEALDAILLDLAQQVARDGEGARKLIEVRVEGAVSDASAKRIALSIANSPLVKTAAAGEDANWGRVVMAVGKAGEPADRDRLSISFGETRVAFEGERDPDYSEAAASAYMKNKEIVITAEIGLGSGRAAVWTCDLTKEYVAINGDYRS, encoded by the coding sequence ATGTCCACCGCCGTCTCCCCGCTCGCCGTTCCCTTCCCCGACATGCCGCCGATCGAGGGCGTCCGCTTCGCGACCGCCGAGGCCGGCATCAAGTACAAGAACCGCCTCGACGTTTTCCTGGCGCTGTTCGCCGAGGGAACCACGGTCGCCGGCGTCTTCACCAGGTCGAAATGCCCGTCGGCGCCGGTCGACTGGTGCCGGGAATCGCTTGCCGGCGGCACCGCGCGGGCGCTGCTGGTCAATTCGGGCAATGCCAACGCCTTCACCGGCAAGAAGGGGCGCGAGACCACGAGCCTGCAGGGTGAGCTGGCGGCCAAGGTCGCGGGTTGCCGCCCCGACGAGGTCTTCCTCGCCTCCACCGGCGTGATCGGCGAGCCGCTCGACGCCCAGAAATTCGCCGCCGTCCTGCCGGATGCCGCGGCCCGCGCCGCCAGCGGCCCCTGGGTCGACGCCGCCCGCGCCATCATGACCACCGACACCTTCCCGAAGGGCTCGACCCGCTCGGTCAAGCTCGGCGACGCCACCGTGACGATCAACGGCATCGCCAAGGGCGCCGGCATGATCGCGCCCGACATGGCGACGATGCTCTCCTTCGTCGCCACCGACGCCGCCATCGCCGCGCCCGTGCTGCAGGCGCTGCTCTCGAAGGGCGTCGACGGCAGCTTCAATTCCGTCACCGTCGACAGCGACACCTCGACCTCCGACACGCTGCTGCTCTTCGCGACCGGCAAGGCGGCCGGCGCCGAGCTCGTCACAGATCCGGCCGATCCGCGCCTCGCCGATTTCGCCGAAGCGCTGGACGCGATCCTGCTCGATCTGGCCCAGCAGGTGGCGCGCGACGGCGAGGGCGCCCGCAAGCTGATCGAGGTCCGCGTCGAGGGCGCCGTCTCCGACGCCTCGGCCAAGCGCATCGCGCTGTCGATCGCCAATTCGCCGCTGGTCAAGACGGCGGCCGCCGGCGAGGACGCCAATTGGGGCCGCGTCGTCATGGCCGTCGGCAAGGCCGGCGAGCCGGCCGACCGTGACCGCCTGTCGATTTCTTTCGGCGAAACCCGCGTCGCCTTCGAGGGGGAGCGCGATCCGGACTATTCGGAAGCCGCCGCTTCTGCCTACATGAAGAACAAGGAAATCGTGATCACGGCCGAAATCGGTCTCGGCAGCGGCCGGGCTGCGGTTTGGACCTGCGATCTCACCAAGGAATATGTCGCGATCAATGGCGATTATCGGAGCTGA